The following coding sequences are from one Salvia hispanica cultivar TCC Black 2014 chromosome 3, UniMelb_Shisp_WGS_1.0, whole genome shotgun sequence window:
- the LOC125216361 gene encoding 60S ribosomal protein L23a-1 — MAPAKADATKKSDAKAQALKAAKAVKSPGAFKKKVKKMRTKVTFYRPKTLTKERTPKYPRISAAPRNKLDQYQILKYPLTTESAMKKIEDNNTLVFIVDIRADKKKIKSAVKKMYDIQTKKVNTLIRPDGTKKAYVRLTPDYDALDVANKIGII, encoded by the exons ATGGCTCCAGCAAAAG CCGATGCTACGAAGAAATCTGATGCAAAGGCCCAGGCCTTGAAGGCAGCCAAGGCAGTGAAATCACCTGGTGCCTTCAAGAAGAAGGTCAAGAAGATGCGTACTAAGGTCACTTTCTACCGACCCAAGACATTGACCAAGGAGAGAACTCCAAAGTATCCCCGGATCAGCGCTGCCCCTCGCAACAAGCTCGATCAGTACCAGATACTCAAGTATCCCTTGACCACGGAATCGgctatgaaaaaaattgaggaCAACAATACCCTTGTTTTCATAGTCGACATCCGCGCCGACAAGAAGAAGATCAAGAGTGCGGTGAAGAAGATGTATGACATTCAGACCAAGAAGGTCAACACACTCATCAG GCCTGATGGTACGAAGAAGGCATATGTGAGACTGACGCCAGACTACGATGCTTTGGATGTCGCTAACAAAATCGGAATCATATAA
- the LOC125208942 gene encoding diaminopimelate epimerase, chloroplastic-like — protein sequence MAIAAAISLPLIAVKHRSYCSSASSALWFSSSSIHPLKNLPSVGISAGRKSNLCVFSSMSTQAPAKASAASFLDHKESGILHFVKYHGLGNDFILVDNRDSKEPKITPEQAVKLCDRNFGIGADGVIFALPGINGTDYTMRIFNSDGSEPEMCGNGVRCFARFIAELENFQGNKSFNVHTGAGLIVPEIQEDGKVRVDMGQPILKASDVPTKLTANKDQAAVKAKLDVDGSIWNVTCVSMGNPHCVTFGTESCNDLQVDELNLAEIGPKFEHHAMFPARTNTEFVQVFSRSHLKMRVWERGAGATLACGTGACAVVVAAVLEGRADRSCTVDLPGGPLDIEWRESDNHIYMTGPAELVFYGSVPL from the exons ATGGCGATTGCCGCCGCCATATCGCTGCCGCTGATCGCCGTCAAACACCGCTCCTATTGTTCATCAGCGTCTTCAGCTCTTTGGTTTTCCTCTTCGTCAATTCATCCGCTTAAGAATCTGCCGTCTGTCGGCATCTCAGCTGGCCGCAAATCTAATCTCTGCGTCTTCTCTTCGATGAGCACCCAGGCTCCTGCGAAGGCCTCCGCGGCGTCGTTTCTCGATCACAAGGAGAGCGGAATCCTTCATTTCGTCAAGTACCACGGACTCGGAAATGACTTCATATTG GTTGATAATCGAGATTCCAAGGAACCAAAAATCACGCCCGAGCAAGCTGTGAAATTGTGTGATAGAAACTTTGGCATTGGCGCTGATGGAGTGATATTTGCATTGCCAGGCATTAATGGCACTGATTATACGATGAGGATCTTCAATTCTGATGGTAGTGAGCCTGAG ATGTGTGGTAATGGAGTCCGATGCTTTGCCAGATTCATAGCTGAGCTTGAAAATTTCCAAGGGAATAAAAG CTTCAATGTGCATACTGGTGCTGGTCTCATTGTACCTGAGATACAGGAAGACGGAAAG GTTAGAGTTGATATGGGCCAGCCAATTCTGAAGGCTTCAGATGTTCCTACAAAGTTAACTGCAAACAAAGATCAGGCTGCTGTTAAGGCAAAGTTGGATGTCGATGGGTCGATCTGGAATGTTACTTGTGTTAGCATGGGAAATCCACACTGTGTTACTTTTGGTACAGAATCATGCAAT GATTTGCAAGTTGATGAACTAAACTTGGCTGAAATCGGTCCAAAATTTGAACATCACGCGATGTTCCCTGCCCGAACAAACACAG aatttgtacaagtcttctcTCGAAGTCACCTTAAAATGCGCGTCTGGGAACGTGGTGCAG GCGCAACGCTAGCCTGTGGAACAGGAGCATGTGCAGTCGTTGTTGCTGCAGTTCTGGAGGGTCGTGCAGATAGG AGCTGCACTGTTGATTTGCCTGGAGGGCCACTCGACATCGAGTGGAGAGAGAGCGATAATCACATCTACATGACGGGTCCTGCAGAGTTAGTATTCTATGGATCGGTTCCCCTTTGA